Proteins encoded by one window of Chloroflexota bacterium:
- a CDS encoding secondary thiamine-phosphate synthase enzyme YjbQ has translation MISSHRLTYQTRGRNDVIDVTRDVANTVRSAGIRGGIVTVFVPGSTAALTTVEYEPGLVQDLRDFFDRIAPESQPYRHNLTEGDANGHSHVRASLLGPSVTVPVEDGRMALGVWQQIVLVDFDVRPRSRELVVQILGE, from the coding sequence ATGATCAGCTCGCACCGCCTGACGTACCAGACCCGTGGCCGAAATGACGTTATCGACGTGACCCGCGACGTCGCGAACACGGTGCGATCGGCCGGCATCCGCGGCGGCATCGTCACCGTGTTCGTGCCAGGCTCGACCGCGGCCCTCACGACCGTGGAGTACGAGCCCGGCCTCGTGCAAGACCTCAGGGACTTTTTTGATCGCATCGCGCCGGAGTCGCAGCCCTATCGCCACAACCTCACCGAGGGCGACGCGAACGGCCATAGTCACGTGCGCGCCTCCCTTCTCGGCCCGTCCGTCACGGTGCCCGTGGAGGACGGACGAATGGCGCTCGGCGTGTGGCAGCAGATCGTGCTGGTCGATTTCGACGTCCGCCCTCGCAGCCGCGAGCTGGTCGTGCAGATCCTTGGGGAGTAG